From a single Chitinivibrionia bacterium genomic region:
- a CDS encoding FtsW/RodA/SpoVE family cell cycle protein, with translation MKKKAEPLFTADGFNKCNKIMLSCAALLFIIGIVFVFEADRTAILSRNSKGVLQIFWSMLGLLSASFFLLINYKKLASEKFLSIFLTILTAMLGVLAVCSIINIFGNEVRISLPGFGIRRINGAYRWLQLGPITFQPSVFVQVFLILFIASHLSKINDDAKRKGKANGAPSLSAKKNAQTQKMHFAKSSSEHLPEFAKGRVGSFLVKYRSQCFAIFIFGLVLVQPSTSVAISVMLTAIAMMLLKNPKILFRRISAIVLLVFVLLGAIAWNAFPHIRERIVRGGDNFQSRQAVLAIGSGGVLGLGLGNSEAKHSRLPEIENDYIFSLIAEETGFVGSILFIGIYAMFILQGFLTAIRAQDGFAKLAAFGFTVNYAFAFLVHLFVNLGFISTGAGLPFVSYGGTAMIADSIALGILLNISGTGASATKPTKIHQNQN, from the coding sequence ATGAAAAAAAAAGCAGAACCGCTATTTACCGCGGATGGGTTTAATAAATGCAATAAAATAATGCTTTCTTGCGCGGCTTTGCTTTTTATTATCGGGATTGTTTTCGTTTTTGAGGCGGACAGGACTGCGATTTTGTCGCGAAACAGCAAGGGCGTTCTTCAGATTTTCTGGTCTATGCTTGGATTGCTCAGCGCTTCATTTTTCCTTTTGATAAACTACAAAAAACTTGCGAGCGAAAAATTTTTGTCGATATTTTTGACAATTTTGACGGCAATGCTGGGCGTTTTGGCTGTGTGTTCCATTATAAATATATTCGGCAACGAGGTGCGAATAAGTCTGCCGGGCTTCGGAATTCGACGAATTAACGGCGCGTATCGCTGGCTTCAACTGGGACCGATTACATTTCAGCCGTCGGTTTTTGTGCAGGTGTTTCTGATATTGTTTATAGCCTCGCATTTGTCTAAAATAAACGACGATGCCAAGCGCAAAGGAAAGGCAAACGGGGCTCCTTCGCTTTCGGCAAAGAAAAATGCGCAAACTCAAAAAATGCACTTTGCGAAAAGTAGCAGCGAACATCTTCCCGAATTCGCCAAAGGGCGCGTCGGCTCCTTTTTGGTAAAATATCGCTCGCAGTGCTTTGCTATATTCATTTTTGGATTGGTTTTGGTACAGCCAAGCACTTCGGTCGCCATTTCGGTAATGCTTACGGCGATTGCTATGATGCTGCTGAAAAATCCCAAAATCTTGTTCAGAAGAATTTCCGCTATAGTTCTTTTGGTGTTTGTTTTGCTTGGCGCAATCGCTTGGAACGCGTTTCCGCATATCCGCGAAAGAATTGTGCGCGGCGGCGATAATTTCCAGAGCAGACAGGCGGTTTTGGCTATCGGAAGCGGCGGAGTTTTGGGATTGGGGCTTGGAAACAGCGAGGCAAAACATTCGCGCCTGCCCGAAATTGAGAACGACTACATTTTTTCGCTTATTGCCGAAGAAACGGGTTTTGTCGGCTCGATTTTGTTTATAGGGATTTACGCAATGTTTATTTTGCAGGGATTTTTGACGGCGATACGAGCGCAGGACGGTTTCGCCAAGCTTGCGGCGTTTGGTTTTACGGTTAATTATGCCTTTGCGTTTTTGGTGCATTTATTCGTGAATTTGGGATTTATAAGCACGGGCGCGGGCTTGCCTTTTGTAAGCTACGGCGGAACGGCAATGATAGCCGACTCCATCGCGCTCGGAATACTTTTGAATATTTCGGGAACGGGCGCGAGCGCGACAAAACCAACAAAAATCCACCAAAACCAAAATTAA
- a CDS encoding type II toxin-antitoxin system RelE/ParE family toxin encodes MIKSFKDRETKKIFDGEHSKKFPTEIQLRAMVKLDFLDRSTNISDLRQPPSNHLEKLSGNRKGQYSIRINNQYRICFVWINNSAESVELTDYH; translated from the coding sequence ATGATAAAGTCATTCAAAGACAGAGAAACTAAAAAAATTTTTGACGGCGAACATTCTAAAAAATTTCCGACAGAAATACAATTGCGCGCAATGGTAAAACTAGACTTTTTGGATAGGTCTACCAATATAAGCGATTTGCGCCAGCCGCCGTCAAATCACTTGGAAAAACTTAGCGGCAACCGCAAAGGACAATACAGTATTCGCATAAACAATCAATACAGAATTTGCTTTGTATGGATTAACAATAGTGCGGAAAGCGTCGAATTAACAGATTATCACTAA
- a CDS encoding UTP--glucose-1-phosphate uridylyltransferase, with product MLKTEKIQQKMSKLGYDERIIGLFLRYYEKLSSGDRGIIRESEILPVEYGSVEKFCDIPKVADTQNKTAVIKLNGGLGTSMGMDFPKSFVEVREGKRFIDLAAENSSERTPLIFMNSAATREMTDKFITENPQIKHGNIAPAFLQHSFPKILKDTLGLAEFPQNSACEFNPAGHGDVYMALNLSGILGELLKENFDFAFISNIDNTGAVFDPSIADYMAKNGISFLMEVCRRGEMDKKGGHIAKTREERYILREKAQVNESEIAEFEDINKYSYFNTNSVWVDLRKLNEYLEKNAGIIELPFIANEKTLDPNNKNTPKVYQIEQAMGAAISLFDNARILEVEKERFFPVKTNNDLFLLRSDRFYLDGAKVKSFDDNKSQCNVVLNPEFYGNLADFEKRLKNGAPKIQKCTKLLVKSDVYFDKEMEFTGEVEL from the coding sequence GTGCTAAAAACTGAAAAAATTCAGCAGAAAATGAGCAAGCTCGGATATGACGAGCGCATAATCGGGCTTTTTTTGCGGTATTACGAAAAACTATCTTCGGGCGACAGAGGAATTATTCGCGAAAGCGAAATCTTGCCCGTTGAATACGGAAGCGTAGAGAAATTTTGCGATATACCCAAAGTTGCCGATACCCAAAATAAAACAGCCGTGATAAAACTAAACGGCGGCTTGGGAACGTCTATGGGAATGGACTTTCCGAAATCGTTTGTGGAAGTTCGCGAGGGGAAGCGATTTATTGACCTTGCGGCAGAAAATTCAAGCGAGCGCACTCCGCTCATCTTTATGAATAGCGCCGCGACAAGAGAAATGACCGACAAATTTATCACAGAAAATCCTCAGATAAAACACGGGAATATTGCTCCTGCGTTTTTGCAGCATTCTTTTCCGAAAATCTTAAAAGATACGCTTGGATTGGCGGAATTTCCGCAAAATTCGGCTTGCGAATTTAATCCCGCAGGGCACGGAGACGTGTATATGGCGCTAAATTTAAGCGGAATTTTAGGCGAGCTCTTAAAGGAAAATTTTGACTTTGCGTTTATCTCGAATATTGACAACACGGGCGCGGTTTTTGACCCGTCAATCGCCGATTATATGGCAAAAAACGGCATTTCGTTTTTGATGGAAGTTTGCCGCAGAGGCGAAATGGACAAAAAAGGCGGACATATTGCAAAAACGCGAGAAGAGCGATACATTTTGCGCGAAAAAGCGCAGGTAAACGAGAGCGAAATCGCGGAATTTGAGGATATAAATAAATATTCGTATTTTAACACGAATTCCGTTTGGGTGGATTTGCGCAAATTGAATGAATATTTGGAGAAAAACGCGGGAATTATTGAGCTTCCGTTTATCGCAAACGAAAAAACGCTCGACCCCAATAACAAAAATACGCCGAAAGTGTATCAGATAGAGCAGGCGATGGGGGCGGCTATTTCGCTGTTTGACAACGCGCGAATTTTGGAAGTCGAAAAGGAAAGATTTTTTCCCGTGAAAACCAATAACGACTTATTTTTGCTTCGCAGCGACAGGTTTTATCTGGACGGAGCTAAAGTAAAATCGTTTGACGACAATAAATCGCAATGCAACGTGGTGTTAAATCCCGAATTTTACGGGAATTTGGCGGATTTTGAAAAACGCCTCAAAAACGGGGCGCCGAAAATCCAAAAATGTACAAAATTGCTTGTAAAAAGCGATGTTTATTTCGACAAAGAAATGGAATTTACAGGCGAGGTGGAATTATGA
- a CDS encoding type II toxin-antitoxin system HicB family antitoxin produces the protein MQLNYIYTKHDDYYVGHLVDFPEYETQGETIEELEEMLKSLYSDLMIFDDIHSSVRYKSGVLEFA, from the coding sequence ATGCAACTGAATTATATATACACAAAACACGACGACTATTACGTTGGTCATCTTGTCGATTTTCCCGAATATGAAACACAAGGGGAGACAATAGAAGAATTGGAAGAAATGCTGAAATCGCTGTATTCCGATTTAATGATTTTTGACGACATACATTCTTCCGTCCGCTATAAAAGCGGGGTATTGGAATTCGCTTAA
- the ftsY gene encoding signal recognition particle-docking protein FtsY, whose amino-acid sequence MGLFSRLFSGMTKTREQISQTVEVQKEITEEFYESLEDALICADVGADISADLIKKLRQEVSFLEYKGTKDAYDLLKKIIARELLVKNPPEEFPPKPWTILVIGVNGVGKTTTIGKLAKEFRDDGKKVMLAAADTFRAGAIEQLKVWADRSGCDFVSQHEGADAASVVFDAMTAAKNRDTDVLIIDTAGRLHNKTNLMIELEKIVRVLKKANEYTPNEVLLVLDATTGQNAMNQAKVFNEAVPLTGFVITKLDGTAKGGIAINLTKTFGVPVQKIGVGEGIEDLQKFVPKDYVAAMLGDLA is encoded by the coding sequence ATGGGACTGTTTTCACGGCTTTTTTCGGGAATGACCAAGACTCGCGAGCAGATAAGCCAAACCGTCGAGGTGCAAAAAGAGATTACTGAAGAATTTTACGAATCGCTCGAAGACGCGTTGATTTGCGCGGACGTAGGCGCGGACATTTCGGCGGATTTAATAAAAAAACTGAGACAAGAAGTGAGTTTTCTTGAATACAAAGGCACAAAAGACGCTTACGATTTACTGAAAAAGATAATCGCCCGCGAACTTTTGGTGAAAAATCCACCCGAAGAATTTCCGCCCAAACCGTGGACAATCCTCGTTATAGGCGTAAACGGCGTAGGTAAAACAACCACTATCGGAAAATTAGCAAAAGAATTTCGAGACGACGGCAAAAAAGTAATGCTCGCCGCCGCCGACACTTTCCGCGCGGGAGCTATAGAGCAACTAAAAGTATGGGCGGACAGGTCGGGCTGTGATTTTGTGTCGCAACACGAAGGAGCGGACGCCGCCTCTGTAGTTTTCGATGCTATGACCGCCGCCAAAAATCGCGACACCGACGTGCTGATAATAGACACAGCAGGTCGCCTGCACAACAAAACCAACCTTATGATAGAGCTGGAAAAAATTGTCCGCGTTCTGAAAAAAGCAAACGAATACACCCCCAACGAAGTGCTTTTGGTTCTCGATGCAACAACGGGTCAAAACGCAATGAACCAAGCAAAAGTTTTCAACGAAGCAGTTCCCTTAACAGGCTTTGTAATAACCAAATTAGACGGTACGGCAAAGGGCGGAATAGCGATAAATCTCACAAAAACTTTCGGCGTTCCCGTACAAAAAATCGGCGTTGGCGAGGGTATAGAGGACTTGCAGAAATTCGTCCCGAAAGATTACGTTGCGGCAATGTTGGGGGATTTGGCGTAG
- a CDS encoding S8 family serine peptidase, with translation MKTFFLILAVIFVLVPVQTIGAEKFAFNADKINLLDEREFLTQTMELLARTSEASTARIVESNGQCEFAFSRIIARTQSHDVLLATNPREFLFREDGLNILQFDTPEEAQTAFNTLLKLVGDNTCCSSSKTCAVNSAKILWVHPDRVHENDIIRAMGTLEQSLAPNERAARSIPYTPTIPANSAVVNQNFPAASFEDFLSWGAPRMGIPAYTRWLKQNNNENVRATGRITVAIIDMGIDFSHPFFINRRSPLDHQTPCNATHGFMGHHGNAIAGPIADFTRGLPVDLVSLNQLHSSFGGDVGVAAAIDWARINGVHVMNVSQTNFINRGVICVAVTNAINAGMVVVGAASNSTQTLTAANSCTDGHLSGAAIVVAAFEPNEVPRSSTNRGSAVDFVGPGRDVRVPFSDFRTQGVVTRHIYAITPFGETSQASPHIAAAAALILLNQPHLTPAQVKAELTRVASFRQNQEHNRTLFGAGFPDLSLLIGSGGGGNPPVHVPVTNITGVITTDMVAGGTRSLSGTVIPTNATHRNIVWSVSNAGTTGATISGNTLSTPNAGTVVITATITNGATATTNFTRNFNITVNPQSSGGSITISRVRVNSWEAVATGDRFVPNSLFDGNPNTFWHARWSGGSGHGRGESLVDIDLGGVQTVNRIEIDRRLVSGQNIRLVRMFTHNEQGDEFPNGERIPATFPANVPQADIDADFAMTGWTELGNEAHGITGLNTSNSVVLTLNAPITARYIRLGIENGPVIGTADFTQVRAIRVFGESGGIIVIPPCEICGENPCICIILPPTDCPDCGNYPCTCPIVTPEGIGLVPWKHAEWSAYVEGDPFGMNGMLGSSVSITSDGTDGAMVASLKLGTSDGANYPYVGLMLWLDDSNIDFSEVTGVKISYTADRPLRFVLSDETSTGYPDWTPVGHILGDGTHNNVILSLEQVRHNRSSAVNTKALTFFHNEPGQTVNLTVRELILIGGKLEEGGGGTSIRDRAPVSNRYGIILENAIVSDFARISVITPEPAQINLRIIDNLGNVVFTETTAVRTGGFVKPAPNNDNTIVWNLTNRTGRFVANGTYLIVVEATGISGRRFTYSARVGINR, from the coding sequence ATGAAAACTTTCTTTCTAATACTCGCAGTTATTTTTGTACTCGTTCCCGTGCAAACGATAGGAGCGGAAAAATTTGCGTTCAATGCCGACAAAATCAATCTTTTAGACGAAAGAGAATTTCTTACGCAAACGATGGAACTTCTCGCCCGAACTTCCGAAGCAAGCACGGCGCGAATTGTGGAAAGCAACGGGCAATGCGAATTTGCTTTTTCGCGAATTATTGCAAGAACGCAATCTCACGATGTTTTGCTTGCAACAAATCCAAGAGAATTTCTTTTCAGAGAAGACGGTCTTAATATTTTGCAATTTGATACTCCCGAAGAAGCGCAGACCGCTTTTAACACGCTTCTTAAACTTGTAGGCGATAACACTTGTTGCTCTTCATCGAAAACTTGTGCTGTAAATAGTGCGAAAATTTTATGGGTTCACCCCGATAGAGTGCACGAAAACGACATAATACGGGCTATGGGAACGCTTGAGCAATCTTTGGCGCCTAACGAAAGAGCGGCGCGAAGTATTCCATACACTCCTACTATTCCTGCTAATTCCGCTGTAGTAAACCAAAATTTTCCGGCGGCAAGTTTTGAGGATTTTTTATCTTGGGGTGCGCCGCGTATGGGTATTCCTGCATATACGCGGTGGCTTAAACAGAATAATAATGAAAATGTACGCGCAACAGGAAGAATTACGGTTGCAATTATAGATATGGGAATTGATTTTTCTCACCCGTTTTTTATAAACAGAAGAAGTCCGTTAGACCACCAAACGCCTTGTAATGCTACGCATGGATTTATGGGACACCACGGTAATGCTATTGCCGGTCCTATTGCCGATTTTACGCGCGGGCTACCTGTCGATCTTGTGTCGCTTAATCAGCTTCATTCTTCTTTTGGAGGCGATGTCGGCGTTGCCGCCGCTATAGATTGGGCGCGCATAAACGGTGTTCACGTGATGAATGTTTCACAAACTAATTTTATAAACAGAGGGGTAATCTGTGTTGCCGTTACAAACGCAATAAACGCAGGTATGGTTGTAGTAGGCGCTGCCAGTAATAGCACCCAAACCCTTACAGCCGCTAATAGCTGTACAGACGGACACTTGTCGGGCGCCGCAATAGTTGTTGCGGCTTTTGAGCCAAATGAAGTTCCACGTTCATCAACAAACAGGGGTAGCGCAGTCGATTTTGTTGGTCCGGGACGGGATGTTCGAGTTCCGTTCAGTGATTTTAGGACGCAAGGAGTGGTTACCAGACACATTTATGCTATTACTCCATTTGGCGAAACATCTCAGGCGTCGCCTCACATTGCTGCTGCTGCGGCATTGATTTTATTGAATCAACCGCACCTTACGCCGGCGCAAGTTAAAGCGGAATTAACAAGAGTTGCGAGTTTTCGTCAAAATCAAGAACATAACCGCACACTTTTCGGCGCAGGGTTTCCCGACCTCTCGTTGCTTATAGGTAGCGGTGGCGGCGGTAATCCTCCTGTCCATGTTCCCGTAACAAACATAACGGGCGTTATTACAACGGATATGGTTGCCGGCGGAACTCGGTCTTTATCGGGCACGGTTATTCCTACGAACGCAACCCATCGTAATATAGTTTGGTCTGTATCAAACGCCGGAACAACGGGCGCGACAATAAGCGGAAACACGTTGTCAACTCCAAATGCGGGAACCGTTGTAATAACGGCAACTATTACAAACGGAGCAACGGCAACAACTAACTTTACAAGAAATTTCAACATTACGGTAAATCCGCAAAGTAGCGGCGGCAGTATTACCATCAGCCGCGTTCGTGTAAATTCTTGGGAAGCCGTAGCCACGGGCGATAGATTTGTGCCTAACAGTTTGTTTGACGGTAATCCCAATACTTTCTGGCACGCGAGATGGAGCGGAGGCAGCGGGCACGGAAGAGGAGAATCGCTTGTCGATATAGATTTGGGCGGCGTACAAACAGTAAATCGAATTGAAATTGACAGGCGTTTGGTTTCGGGGCAGAACATAAGGTTAGTGCGTATGTTTACCCATAACGAGCAAGGCGATGAATTCCCCAACGGCGAAAGAATACCTGCAACTTTTCCCGCTAACGTCCCGCAAGCCGATATTGACGCGGATTTTGCTATGACCGGCTGGACTGAACTTGGAAATGAAGCCCACGGAATCACAGGTCTTAATACGTCCAATTCCGTAGTATTGACCCTGAATGCTCCTATTACGGCGCGTTATATTCGGCTTGGCATAGAGAACGGTCCTGTAATCGGCACCGCAGATTTTACGCAAGTCCGCGCAATTCGCGTATTCGGAGAGAGCGGCGGTATTATTGTTATTCCTCCTTGCGAAATCTGCGGAGAAAATCCGTGCATTTGCATAATACTACCTCCTACGGATTGCCCTGATTGCGGAAACTACCCATGCACTTGTCCCATCGTAACACCCGAAGGCATAGGTTTGGTTCCTTGGAAACACGCCGAGTGGTCGGCTTATGTGGAAGGCGATCCCTTCGGAATGAACGGAATGCTCGGTTCAAGTGTGAGTATTACTTCCGACGGCACAGACGGAGCTATGGTTGCAAGTTTAAAACTCGGAACAAGCGACGGCGCCAACTATCCGTACGTTGGCTTAATGTTATGGTTGGATGACTCCAATATTGACTTTTCCGAAGTAACGGGAGTAAAAATCAGCTATACGGCAGACAGACCTTTAAGATTTGTGCTTTCCGACGAAACTTCCACAGGTTATCCGGACTGGACTCCTGTAGGTCATATACTTGGAGACGGAACACATAATAACGTAATCCTGAGTTTAGAGCAAGTCAGACATAATCGGTCAAGCGCAGTAAATACGAAGGCGCTGACTTTCTTCCATAACGAGCCGGGACAAACGGTTAATCTTACTGTGCGGGAACTTATTCTTATCGGAGGAAAATTAGAGGAAGGCGGCGGCGGAACCTCAATCCGCGACCGTGCTCCCGTAAGCAACAGATACGGCATTATTCTCGAAAACGCAATAGTTTCGGATTTCGCAAGAATTTCGGTAATCACCCCCGAACCCGCACAAATAAATTTGCGAATTATCGATAATTTGGGCAACGTTGTATTCACGGAAACCACCGCCGTACGTACGGGCGGGTTTGTCAAACCCGCCCCCAACAACGATAACACCATCGTCTGGAATTTAACCAACCGAACAGGCAGATTTGTCGCCAACGGTACCTATCTGATTGTGGTGGAGGCAACAGGTATCAGCGGTCGAAGATTTACCTATTCGGCGAGGGTTGGAATTAACCGATAA
- the murG gene encoding undecaprenyldiphospho-muramoylpentapeptide beta-N-acetylglucosaminyltransferase has translation MKNDIKVILAAGGTGGHIFPAMATALEIREKNPSAQIVWITTNRSNEKEIAERFDIKMLSLNVDGIKRSVSLQPIKAIVKLFRAISFMKKYFAAEKPDVVVAFGGYVCAPVLFAAKSKKAPFFIQEQNTVAGAVNYFFAKSAKKIFLGMPLIKEFNADKNAVIVSGTPVRKIQNYTNFDFEKTIDPKRRTVLICGGSQGAQSMNKILVAAVKNLSQKGFQIIWQTGSAGEEEIKQEFANDKNITVFASLADLYPYYSIVEFLIGRAGAGTISEAQLFALPSIFIPLPWSAENHQWHNAQYAKSCGWALCFEQNSEASQKITEFFEACEKDEKIYENMKKCAALSTANAAEIIAAAVLDG, from the coding sequence ATGAAAAATGACATAAAAGTTATCCTTGCGGCAGGCGGAACAGGCGGACACATTTTCCCCGCTATGGCGACCGCCTTGGAAATCCGCGAAAAAAATCCGTCGGCGCAAATTGTTTGGATAACTACAAACCGCTCGAACGAAAAAGAAATCGCCGAACGCTTCGACATAAAAATGCTTTCGCTGAACGTGGACGGAATTAAACGCTCTGTCTCTTTGCAACCGATAAAGGCTATCGTTAAATTGTTTCGCGCTATATCTTTTATGAAAAAATATTTTGCCGCGGAAAAACCCGACGTCGTTGTCGCTTTCGGCGGATATGTCTGCGCTCCCGTTTTATTTGCGGCGAAATCGAAAAAAGCGCCGTTTTTTATTCAGGAACAAAATACCGTTGCGGGAGCGGTGAACTACTTTTTTGCAAAATCCGCTAAAAAAATATTCTTGGGAATGCCTTTAATTAAGGAATTTAACGCCGACAAAAATGCGGTGATTGTCAGCGGAACTCCCGTGAGAAAAATTCAGAATTACACAAATTTTGACTTTGAAAAAACAATTGACCCCAAACGGCGCACCGTCCTTATTTGCGGCGGAAGTCAAGGGGCGCAATCGATGAACAAAATCCTTGTTGCGGCGGTAAAAAATCTTTCGCAAAAGGGCTTCCAGATAATTTGGCAAACGGGGAGCGCGGGCGAAGAGGAGATAAAACAAGAATTTGCGAACGACAAAAATATTACGGTTTTCGCTTCTTTGGCAGACCTTTATCCGTATTATTCCATCGTCGAATTTTTGATTGGACGGGCGGGCGCGGGAACTATAAGCGAGGCGCAACTTTTTGCGTTGCCGTCCATATTTATTCCGCTTCCGTGGTCGGCGGAAAATCATCAGTGGCACAACGCGCAATATGCAAAATCTTGCGGCTGGGCGCTTTGTTTTGAGCAAAATTCCGAGGCAAGTCAAAAAATAACGGAGTTTTTTGAGGCTTGCGAAAAAGACGAAAAAATTTACGAAAATATGAAAAAATGCGCTGCGTTAAGCACGGCGAACGCCGCCGAAATCATTGCCGCGGCAGTGCTTGACGGATAG
- a CDS encoding DUF4160 domain-containing protein, producing MPKVLVDYLGLVFYFWANEFGGNKLEPVHIHVSRGKQEENATKIWIKTDGSLEVANNNSKLTQKELSKALEYIETNKNDIIAQWYMFFGARN from the coding sequence ATGCCTAAGGTCTTAGTTGATTATTTGGGCTTGGTTTTTTATTTCTGGGCAAACGAGTTTGGCGGAAACAAACTTGAGCCTGTCCACATACACGTATCGCGTGGAAAACAGGAAGAAAATGCAACAAAAATATGGATTAAAACCGACGGCAGTTTGGAAGTTGCAAACAATAACAGTAAATTAACGCAAAAAGAATTGTCAAAAGCGCTTGAGTATATAGAAACCAATAAAAATGATATAATTGCGCAATGGTATATGTTTTTTGGAGCGAGAAACTAA
- the rseP gene encoding RIP metalloprotease RseP produces the protein MINMILGIFVLGILVFIHELGHFLAAKFFKMPVLAFSIGFGPRIFSKKIGETVYQIAAIPFGGFVALEGQDPKDGEKLSDNAFCYHPIWQRAVVAFAGPAFNVISAYIFLVIVFMNGVPHAPYLDTNVVGLVSQNSVAYEHVQRGDKIISINENAVENWVQITERLGDLSPRHSIVLLRDGDTVSTNIAVPLPDPRTLATEGSGIFPPIPPVIGRVEAGSAAYLAGFLGGDSIISINGENVLSWFAVSETISNYDYDLGEISVAVARDGVVLDLYVVPKFSVEHERFMIGIVMANPSTQIKSHPFGAALVLAYRDCIRYSVMIFETLRKLITRLISPEYLSGPVGIMQMSGAAAQSGLSSLLQLMAIIGINLAILNLMPLVITDGGILSMLLIEAIRGKPIPNALREKLSYIVMIGFLCLALFVTFNDIMRFSTLQQLLR, from the coding sequence ATGATAAATATGATTTTGGGCATTTTTGTCCTCGGAATTTTGGTGTTTATTCACGAATTGGGGCACTTTTTGGCGGCGAAATTTTTCAAAATGCCGGTTCTTGCGTTTTCGATTGGTTTCGGACCGCGGATTTTCTCGAAAAAAATAGGGGAGACCGTGTATCAGATAGCGGCAATTCCGTTTGGCGGCTTTGTTGCTTTGGAAGGGCAAGACCCGAAAGACGGCGAAAAGTTGTCGGACAATGCGTTTTGCTATCATCCGATTTGGCAGAGGGCGGTGGTTGCGTTTGCGGGACCTGCGTTTAATGTAATTTCGGCGTATATATTCTTGGTGATTGTGTTTATGAACGGAGTGCCGCACGCGCCTTACTTAGACACCAACGTCGTGGGGCTGGTCAGCCAAAATTCGGTGGCGTACGAGCACGTTCAGCGCGGCGACAAAATAATTTCCATAAACGAAAACGCGGTGGAAAACTGGGTGCAAATCACCGAAAGATTGGGCGATTTAAGTCCGCGGCATTCTATAGTTTTGCTTCGCGACGGCGACACCGTTTCGACGAATATTGCCGTTCCGCTTCCAGACCCGCGAACGCTTGCCACCGAGGGGAGCGGCATTTTTCCGCCTATTCCGCCTGTTATAGGGCGTGTGGAGGCTGGTTCTGCGGCGTATCTTGCGGGATTTTTGGGCGGCGACAGCATAATTTCCATAAACGGAGAAAATGTTTTGAGCTGGTTTGCGGTTAGCGAGACTATTTCAAATTACGACTATGATTTGGGTGAAATTTCGGTTGCGGTTGCGCGAGACGGCGTTGTTTTAGACCTTTATGTTGTGCCGAAATTCAGCGTTGAACACGAGCGTTTTATGATAGGAATTGTGATGGCAAATCCAAGCACGCAGATAAAAAGTCATCCGTTCGGCGCCGCGCTTGTGTTGGCGTATCGCGACTGTATTCGCTATTCGGTAATGATTTTTGAAACGCTCCGAAAACTTATAACTCGCCTTATTTCGCCCGAATATTTGTCGGGTCCCGTGGGCATAATGCAGATGTCAGGAGCGGCGGCGCAGAGCGGACTTTCGTCGCTTTTGCAACTTATGGCGATAATCGGAATAAACCTTGCGATACTGAATTTAATGCCGCTTGTGATAACCGACGGCGGTATTTTGTCGATGCTTTTGATAGAGGCGATACGCGGAAAACCAATTCCGAACGCCCTGCGCGAAAAGTTATCGTACATAGTTATGATAGGATTTTTATGTTTGGCGCTTTTTGTAACATTTAACGACATTATGCGCTTTTCGACTTTGCAACAGTTGTTAAGATGA
- a CDS encoding HigA family addiction module antitoxin, with protein MSKYLELSTVGKIIREEFFEPYNLSVDDVAVATGIPNWELASIIYGGKDLTAEVSLQLAKYFGMSDGFFWGLQYNYYIRLAKRNLHGKLKTISSIVGNRAQRVAAV; from the coding sequence ATGTCAAAATATCTTGAACTAAGCACCGTCGGCAAAATAATTCGCGAAGAGTTTTTTGAGCCGTATAATTTAAGTGTAGATGATGTTGCTGTTGCAACAGGAATTCCAAACTGGGAATTGGCGTCTATAATTTACGGCGGTAAGGACTTGACCGCGGAAGTCTCTTTGCAACTTGCCAAATACTTTGGTATGTCGGATGGTTTCTTTTGGGGACTGCAATATAATTATTATATACGATTAGCAAAACGAAATTTACACGGCAAATTAAAAACCATATCTTCTATTGTCGGCAATCGAGCTCAAAGAGTTGCGGCGGTATGA
- a CDS encoding type II toxin-antitoxin system HicA family toxin has product MKKNDLIKIITKNGAIFVRHGGNHDWYKNPKTGVGQAIPRHSEINEMLAKCIIKKLA; this is encoded by the coding sequence ATGAAGAAAAATGATTTAATCAAGATAATCACAAAAAACGGCGCAATATTTGTAAGACACGGCGGAAATCACGATTGGTATAAAAATCCCAAAACCGGCGTCGGACAAGCAATTCCGCGACATTCCGAAATAAATGAAATGCTTGCTAAATGTATAATTAAGAAACTTGCGTAA